A region from the Oceanidesulfovibrio marinus genome encodes:
- the rfaE2 gene encoding D-glycero-beta-D-manno-heptose 1-phosphate adenylyltransferase, which yields MADHVNAPQLGNLEVPPHPGVLERAAVAERVAAHKKAGASVVFTNGCFDLLHPGHVDLLARARFLGDILVVGLNTDASVQRLGKGPGRPVMPFAARAYVLAHLASVDYVTGFDEDTPYELIKLLRPQVLVKGGDWPVDTIVGADIVQSDGGLVVSLPLLQGFSTSSTVSRILDTCGQGRQ from the coding sequence ATGGCCGACCATGTAAACGCCCCCCAACTTGGTAATTTGGAGGTTCCGCCACATCCCGGCGTGCTGGAACGCGCCGCCGTGGCGGAGCGTGTGGCCGCGCACAAGAAGGCCGGCGCCAGCGTTGTCTTTACCAACGGCTGCTTCGATCTGCTCCACCCCGGCCATGTGGACCTCCTGGCCAGGGCGCGCTTTCTGGGGGACATCCTTGTGGTCGGGCTGAACACGGACGCGTCTGTGCAGCGGCTGGGCAAGGGACCGGGCCGGCCGGTGATGCCCTTTGCCGCACGGGCCTACGTGCTGGCCCATCTTGCCAGCGTGGACTACGTGACCGGCTTTGACGAGGACACGCCGTACGAGCTCATCAAGCTGCTGCGGCCGCAGGTGCTGGTCAAGGGCGGGGACTGGCCCGTGGACACAATCGTGGGCGCGGACATAGTGCAGTCGGATGGCGGCTTGGTGGTGAGCCTGCCGCTGCTCCAGGGCTTCTCCACCTCTTCCACTGTGTCCAGAATTCTGGACACATGCGGCCAGGGCCGTCAGTAG
- a CDS encoding sigma-54-dependent transcriptional regulator, producing MPTKIRNTHHSHHAGSAASSRGRRVLLIATPRRDELESLRTALTGQWRIVSCTNPGELVAMNLAGPCFAVLVDAEFLHRLAGENDAAAEASEPCGSSEAGLHALWKRFPNASVVIMAGSGDMREVVATVKKGADNYLTYPIHPDEVRYVLESLEAADRMEGELSYLRDSFWGEDVKRLTRTESPAMREVLAKAKAAAPTSALILLTGESGTGKSALAKLIHTHSMRKDKPFVAVHCGAIPETLVESELFGHEKGAFTGAVRRKLGKFEIAHGGTIFLDEVGTLSMAAQVKLLQVLQEKTFHRVGGETDIHTDARVIAAANQDLKAMVREGRFREDLYYRLNVFPLEIPPLRERKEDIPLLVSGFLERLSGEYGKGVYGATPETLDALAQYDWPGNVRELENLVERAYILSGSRMLTLEHFPAEFHPAHGSYASQAQRIAGTGMTLAEAREHAKDALEKQYLHDVLTLHHGRINKTAAHAGITTRQLNKLMTRHGLDKNAFK from the coding sequence GTGCCCACGAAGATCAGGAATACGCACCACTCTCACCACGCCGGCAGTGCGGCCTCGTCCAGGGGCCGTCGCGTGCTGCTCATCGCCACGCCGCGGCGTGACGAGCTCGAATCGTTGCGCACGGCCCTGACCGGGCAGTGGCGTATCGTCAGCTGCACCAACCCCGGCGAGCTTGTCGCCATGAACCTCGCCGGACCGTGCTTCGCCGTGCTGGTGGATGCGGAGTTCCTGCACCGCCTGGCCGGAGAGAACGATGCTGCGGCCGAGGCGTCTGAGCCCTGCGGTTCGTCCGAGGCCGGACTGCACGCCCTGTGGAAGCGCTTCCCCAACGCCAGCGTGGTCATCATGGCCGGCAGCGGGGACATGCGCGAGGTCGTGGCCACGGTGAAGAAGGGCGCGGACAATTATCTGACCTACCCCATTCACCCGGACGAGGTGCGCTACGTGCTGGAGAGCCTGGAGGCCGCCGACCGCATGGAGGGCGAGCTCTCCTACCTGCGCGACAGCTTCTGGGGCGAGGACGTGAAGCGCCTCACGCGCACCGAGAGCCCGGCCATGCGCGAGGTCCTGGCCAAGGCCAAGGCCGCCGCCCCCACCAGCGCGCTCATCCTGCTCACCGGCGAGTCCGGCACGGGCAAGAGCGCTCTGGCCAAGCTCATCCACACCCACTCCATGCGCAAGGACAAACCGTTCGTGGCCGTGCACTGCGGCGCCATCCCCGAGACCCTGGTGGAAAGCGAGCTCTTCGGCCACGAGAAGGGCGCCTTCACCGGCGCGGTGCGACGCAAGCTCGGCAAGTTCGAGATCGCCCACGGCGGCACCATCTTCCTGGACGAGGTCGGCACGCTCTCCATGGCCGCGCAAGTCAAGCTGCTCCAGGTGTTGCAGGAAAAAACCTTCCACCGCGTGGGCGGGGAAACCGACATTCACACCGACGCCCGGGTCATCGCCGCCGCCAACCAGGACCTCAAGGCCATGGTGCGCGAGGGCCGCTTCCGCGAGGACCTCTACTACCGCCTCAATGTCTTCCCCCTGGAGATCCCGCCCCTGCGCGAGCGCAAGGAGGATATCCCCCTGCTCGTGTCCGGCTTTCTGGAGCGCCTCAGCGGCGAGTATGGCAAGGGCGTGTACGGCGCCACACCGGAAACGCTGGACGCCCTGGCGCAGTACGACTGGCCCGGCAACGTCCGCGAGCTGGAAAATCTCGTGGAGCGCGCCTACATCCTGAGCGGCTCGCGCATGCTCACCCTGGAGCACTTCCCGGCCGAGTTCCATCCCGCCCACGGCAGCTACGCCAGCCAGGCCCAGCGCATCGCCGGCACCGGCATGACCCTGGCCGAGGCTCGGGAGCACGCCAAGGATGCGTTGGAAAAGCAGTACCTGCACGATGTCCTGACTCTCCACCACGGCCGCATCAACAAGACCGCGGCCCACGCCGGCATCACCACCAGGCAGCTCAACAAGCTCATGACCCGCCACGGCCTGGACAAGAACGCGTTCAAGTAG
- a CDS encoding efflux RND transporter periplasmic adaptor subunit, which translates to MRMKKAAGPLAGVFGLVLLILWSGGFLEKKPVGPDTALTMQVEKRYPEAPPTATAERTEIVDWYEAVGTVRPRTETQVEAQVTAIIKEVRVNPGDSVTKDEVLVVLDDRQLQSRLEQAKRSMESAQAGVDQAAQAVQAAMASFDRASSQYRRIKSLFEEKAVAESELDQAEAEYLRAKAGLEEARKGHTAAQASVERATEAVQEANIALSYATIKAYEGGVVTERDADPGDLAVPGKPLLVMRTGTNIRLEALVRESLIGKVRPGKEFPLHIPALDLTITGVVDEVVPSADPQTRTFLVKVTMPDQPGIYPGMFGRLLIPMIKREAVLVPPQALRRVGQLETVVIHDPNQEGWRTIFVTTGQANATAVEVLSGLHGNETLALPVSVAGPDSGSPAEEGADG; encoded by the coding sequence ATGCGCATGAAAAAAGCCGCCGGCCCCCTTGCCGGCGTTTTTGGGCTCGTCCTGCTGATTCTCTGGTCCGGCGGGTTTCTGGAGAAGAAACCCGTAGGGCCCGACACGGCGCTGACCATGCAGGTGGAGAAGCGCTATCCCGAGGCCCCGCCCACGGCCACGGCGGAACGGACCGAGATCGTGGATTGGTACGAGGCCGTGGGCACCGTGCGGCCGCGCACCGAGACCCAGGTGGAGGCGCAGGTCACGGCAATTATCAAGGAAGTCCGCGTGAACCCCGGCGACAGCGTGACCAAGGACGAGGTTCTGGTGGTGCTGGACGACCGGCAGCTCCAGTCCCGTCTGGAGCAGGCCAAGCGTTCGATGGAGTCGGCCCAGGCCGGGGTGGATCAGGCGGCCCAGGCCGTGCAGGCGGCCATGGCGTCCTTTGACCGCGCCAGCTCCCAGTACCGGCGCATCAAGTCCCTATTTGAAGAAAAGGCCGTGGCCGAGAGCGAGCTGGACCAGGCCGAGGCCGAGTACCTGCGCGCCAAGGCCGGCCTGGAGGAGGCCCGCAAGGGCCACACCGCGGCGCAGGCATCTGTGGAGCGCGCGACCGAGGCCGTGCAGGAGGCGAACATTGCGCTCTCCTACGCCACCATCAAGGCGTACGAGGGCGGCGTGGTCACGGAGCGCGACGCCGACCCCGGCGACCTGGCCGTGCCGGGCAAGCCGCTGTTGGTCATGCGCACGGGCACTAACATCCGGCTGGAGGCGCTGGTGCGCGAGAGCCTCATCGGCAAGGTCCGTCCGGGCAAGGAGTTTCCGCTGCACATCCCGGCCCTGGACCTCACCATCACCGGCGTGGTGGACGAGGTGGTGCCCTCGGCCGATCCCCAGACCCGGACCTTTCTCGTGAAAGTCACCATGCCGGACCAGCCGGGCATCTACCCCGGCATGTTCGGCCGGCTGCTCATCCCCATGATCAAGCGCGAGGCCGTGCTGGTGCCGCCGCAGGCGCTGCGCCGCGTGGGCCAGCTGGAAACCGTGGTTATCCACGACCCGAACCAGGAAGGCTGGCGCACCATCTTCGTGACCACGGGCCAGGCCAACGCCACGGCCGTGGAGGTGCTCTCCGGCTTGCACGGCAACGAGACCCTGGCCCTGCCCGTGTCCGTTGCCGGACCAGATAGCGGTAGCCCTGCCGAGGAGGGCGCCGATGGCTGA
- a CDS encoding D-alanine--D-alanine ligase family protein, with the protein MTTIALTYDLRDDYLARGFNEHQTAEFDRVDTIDAIERGLRMLGYSTVRVGSAYDLVSALASDASWDLVFNICEGLYGYGRESLVPALLDHYRIPYVFSDPLTLAVTLHKGVAKRVVRDQGVPTPDFVVLESVDQAERVDLPAFPLFVKPVAEGTGKGVASSCLVHDRNALVERAAALIAEHEQPVLVEAFLPGREVTVGITGTGENARVAGVMDIVLNKDADPACYTYRNKEECEQLVEYRAVTGAESEEPVQVALAAYRALGVRDAGRVDLRQDAHGRYQFMEINPLPGMHPEHSDLPILCSLNGISFLDLLSRIMRSATDRIAAARQPGRRIAA; encoded by the coding sequence ATGACCACCATCGCCCTGACATACGATCTGCGGGATGACTATCTCGCGCGCGGCTTCAACGAGCATCAGACCGCGGAGTTCGACCGCGTGGACACCATCGACGCCATCGAGCGCGGCCTGCGCATGCTGGGCTACAGCACGGTGCGCGTGGGCAGCGCCTATGATCTCGTAAGCGCCCTGGCCTCCGATGCGAGCTGGGACCTGGTGTTCAACATCTGCGAGGGGCTCTACGGCTATGGTCGCGAGTCCCTGGTGCCGGCCCTGCTGGACCACTACCGCATTCCCTACGTCTTCTCCGATCCGTTGACCCTGGCCGTGACCCTGCACAAGGGCGTGGCCAAGCGCGTGGTCCGGGACCAGGGCGTGCCCACCCCGGACTTCGTGGTGCTGGAGAGCGTGGACCAGGCCGAGCGGGTGGACCTGCCGGCGTTCCCGTTGTTCGTGAAGCCTGTGGCCGAAGGCACAGGCAAGGGCGTGGCCTCCTCGTGCCTGGTGCACGACAGGAATGCGCTTGTGGAGCGCGCTGCTGCGCTCATCGCCGAGCACGAGCAGCCCGTTCTGGTGGAGGCGTTTCTGCCCGGCCGGGAGGTCACGGTGGGCATCACCGGCACGGGCGAGAACGCTCGCGTGGCCGGCGTCATGGACATCGTGCTGAACAAGGACGCCGACCCGGCCTGCTACACCTACCGCAACAAGGAAGAGTGCGAGCAGCTTGTGGAGTATCGGGCCGTGACCGGGGCTGAGAGCGAGGAGCCCGTGCAGGTGGCCCTGGCCGCCTACCGCGCCTTGGGCGTTCGCGACGCCGGACGGGTGGACCTGCGCCAGGACGCCCACGGCCGCTACCAGTTCATGGAGATCAATCCGCTGCCTGGCATGCATCCGGAGCACTCGGATCTGCCCATTCTCTGCTCGCTGAACGGCATCAGCTTTCTCGATCTGCTCTCGCGGATCATGCGCTCGGCAACGGACCGAATCGCCGCTGCGCGCCAGCCGGGCCGCCGCATTGCGGCATAG
- a CDS encoding KamA family radical SAM protein, which yields MTRDNEIEALEPPSSRKAAQTVRASAPKSKRTGFAMGEERDAFRKEFYPGVTRAEWNDWHWQIAHRVTSQAELFRHINPTPQETLAQGGEFPLAITPYYLSLVNGADPSCAIRRAVSPTMQEAVLGPGEADDPLGEEGHSPTPGLVHRYPDRVLFLSTDFCSTYCRYCTRSRLVGRGNAGSVRKRWDACLDYIAATPTVRDVVVSGGDPLTMPDEAIDYLLGRLRAISHVEIVRLGTKVPAVLPQRVTRDLVRMLRKHNPLFMSCHMMHPRELTPETNQAFERLADAGLPLGSQTVLLAGINDAPETLAALFHGLLKVRVRPYYLYQCDPIHGSAHFRTSVAKGVELMSALRGHTSGYAVPTYVIDAPGGGGKVPIYANTMLGRDEQGLALVNYEGRVYHYPDYAPEPVPAAADATSFATCPAGCPAASHAAPVVGAH from the coding sequence ATGACGCGTGACAACGAGATCGAGGCGCTCGAGCCTCCCAGTAGCCGAAAGGCCGCACAAACTGTCCGGGCATCAGCGCCCAAATCCAAACGCACTGGCTTTGCCATGGGGGAGGAGCGCGACGCCTTCCGCAAAGAGTTCTATCCGGGCGTCACGCGCGCCGAGTGGAACGACTGGCACTGGCAGATCGCGCACCGCGTGACCTCCCAGGCCGAGCTCTTCCGACACATCAATCCCACGCCGCAGGAAACGCTGGCCCAGGGCGGCGAGTTCCCTCTGGCCATCACGCCGTACTACCTGAGCCTTGTGAACGGGGCTGATCCGTCGTGCGCCATCCGCCGCGCCGTATCGCCCACCATGCAGGAGGCGGTGCTGGGCCCTGGCGAGGCCGACGACCCCCTGGGCGAGGAGGGCCACAGCCCGACTCCCGGTCTGGTGCACCGCTATCCGGACCGCGTGCTCTTTTTGTCCACAGACTTCTGCTCCACGTACTGCCGCTACTGCACACGCTCCCGCCTGGTGGGACGTGGCAACGCCGGCTCCGTGCGCAAGCGCTGGGACGCCTGCCTCGACTACATCGCGGCCACGCCCACGGTGCGCGACGTGGTGGTTTCCGGCGGCGATCCCCTGACCATGCCGGACGAGGCCATCGACTACCTGCTGGGCAGGCTGCGCGCCATCAGCCATGTGGAGATCGTGCGCCTGGGCACCAAGGTGCCGGCCGTGCTGCCGCAGCGCGTCACGCGCGACCTCGTGCGCATGCTCCGGAAACACAACCCGCTGTTCATGAGCTGCCACATGATGCACCCCAGGGAGCTGACCCCGGAGACGAACCAGGCCTTCGAGCGCCTGGCCGACGCCGGCTTGCCTTTGGGCAGCCAGACCGTGCTCCTGGCCGGCATCAACGACGCGCCGGAGACCCTGGCAGCGTTGTTCCACGGCCTGCTCAAGGTGCGCGTGCGGCCGTACTACCTCTACCAGTGCGACCCCATCCATGGCTCGGCGCATTTCCGCACCAGCGTGGCCAAGGGCGTGGAGCTGATGAGCGCGCTGCGCGGCCACACCTCGGGCTACGCCGTGCCCACCTACGTGATCGACGCGCCCGGCGGAGGCGGCAAGGTGCCCATCTACGCCAACACCATGCTGGGCCGCGACGAGCAGGGCCTGGCCCTGGTGAACTACGAGGGCCGCGTCTACCACTATCCGGACTATGCGCCCGAACCGGTGCCCGCCGCTGCGGATGCAACCTCGTTCGCGACATGTCCGGCAGGATGCCCGGCCGCTTCCCATGCGGCTCCGGTTGTGGGGGCGCACTAA
- a CDS encoding efflux RND transporter permease subunit, translating into MAEPKRRGVIEAIVATFLRGKQAILLLVFALGLGATAVMITPREEEPQIVVPMADVIVQVPGASAEEVEKLVTAPLERILWQIDGVEYVYANARRDMAMATVRFYVGEDRERSLIKLHNAITTNQDLVPDIVTGWVVKPREVNDVPILLLTFYSDSYDDYALRRIAEEFYNRLAEEEDISRLQLVGGRSREVRVELSPERLAGFNISAQDVMKALGGADASVTAGTATLDDKTFSVTSDSFLMDPAELGSLVVGVFEDKPVSLSDVAEIRDGPQEPAAYSRLGFSNYHAQERARLGILPGVNKDATALPARLDYPAVTLAIAKKKGTNAVDVARRLTDRAEELIPLLPDGVRVEITRDYGKTAQAKVNELLASLFFAIVTVVVLLAITLGRREALVVAVSVPVSFALALFVSMLLGFTINRVTLFALILSMGLVVDDPIMNVDNIQRHILMRREDPFNATLTAVREVLPPVLLSTLAIIVSFAPMFFITGMMGPYMAPMAANVPLAVTFSTVAALTVVPWLSYHLIKGRVEKGEAPSADEASQSEDTTPVWVRKNYRRILGPFLSSRGMRFGLLVVVLGLLVGSLALAGLRYVPLKMLPYDNKNELQLVIDMPEGSSLEETDRAVRAFEDYLRTVPEVTTYVTYAGDPSPIDFNGLVRQYYLRESPHQADIRINLAGKDERVMQSHSIVLRLRHDLETIAKEQGATLKIVESPPGPPVVATLTAEVSGRPGTPYSDLIAASQELMAKMEQEPGVTDIDASFQEPFTRINFVVDKQKASLHGVSTEAITETLRIAVGGADPATIHLPDERQPLFIRVILPRELRVSPASLTQIPVRTESGAMIELGELGDFERLAEDQPIYHKDLNRVVWIFAEMAGRAPGEAVLDLDARLKDEPLPPGVKVDWASEGEWKITLRVFRDLGIAFGAALLSIYILLVLQTNSFSMPLLLMTAIPLTLLGIMPGFWLMNILFTSHIGGYTTNIFFTATSMIGMIALGGIVIRNSLVLLEFIEESRAQGMDVKEAILESGAVRFRPIVLTALTTALGAWPITLDPIFSGLAWALIFGLVASTAFTLLVVPVGYFVTRGQKPMQT; encoded by the coding sequence ATGGCTGAGCCAAAGCGCCGCGGCGTTATCGAAGCCATTGTCGCCACCTTTCTGCGCGGCAAGCAGGCCATCCTGCTGCTGGTGTTCGCCCTGGGGCTGGGCGCCACGGCGGTGATGATTACCCCGCGCGAGGAAGAGCCGCAGATTGTGGTGCCCATGGCCGACGTCATCGTCCAGGTGCCGGGCGCCTCGGCTGAGGAGGTGGAGAAGCTCGTCACCGCGCCGCTGGAGCGCATCCTCTGGCAGATCGACGGCGTGGAGTATGTCTACGCCAACGCCAGGCGCGACATGGCCATGGCCACAGTGCGCTTCTATGTGGGCGAGGACCGCGAGCGCTCGCTGATCAAGCTGCACAACGCAATCACCACCAACCAGGACCTTGTGCCGGACATCGTCACCGGCTGGGTGGTCAAGCCGCGCGAGGTCAACGACGTCCCCATCCTGCTGCTGACATTCTACTCCGACTCGTATGACGACTACGCCCTCAGGCGCATCGCCGAGGAGTTCTACAACCGCCTGGCCGAGGAGGAGGACATCAGCCGGCTGCAGCTCGTGGGCGGCCGGTCGCGCGAGGTCCGGGTGGAGCTCTCGCCCGAGCGTCTGGCAGGCTTCAACATCTCGGCGCAGGACGTGATGAAGGCGCTTGGCGGGGCCGACGCCTCTGTAACAGCCGGCACGGCGACTCTGGACGATAAGACCTTTTCCGTCACCTCGGACTCCTTCCTGATGGACCCGGCCGAGCTGGGCAGCCTGGTGGTGGGCGTGTTCGAGGACAAGCCGGTCTCGCTCTCGGACGTGGCCGAGATACGCGACGGACCGCAGGAGCCCGCGGCCTACTCGCGCCTGGGCTTCTCCAACTACCACGCCCAGGAGCGCGCCAGGCTGGGCATCCTTCCCGGCGTGAACAAGGACGCCACGGCGCTGCCGGCCAGACTGGACTACCCGGCCGTGACCCTGGCCATCGCCAAAAAGAAGGGCACCAACGCCGTGGACGTAGCCCGGCGGCTGACAGATCGCGCCGAGGAGCTCATACCGCTGCTGCCGGACGGCGTGCGCGTGGAGATAACCCGCGACTACGGCAAGACCGCCCAGGCCAAGGTCAACGAGCTGCTCGCCTCGCTCTTCTTCGCCATCGTCACGGTGGTGGTGCTGCTGGCCATCACCCTGGGCAGGCGGGAGGCGCTGGTGGTGGCCGTGAGCGTGCCGGTCAGCTTCGCCCTGGCGCTGTTCGTATCCATGCTGCTCGGCTTCACCATCAACCGGGTCACGCTCTTTGCGCTCATTCTTTCCATGGGTCTGGTGGTGGACGACCCCATCATGAACGTGGACAACATCCAGCGCCACATCCTGATGCGGCGGGAGGACCCGTTCAACGCGACACTCACGGCGGTGCGCGAGGTGCTGCCCCCGGTGCTTCTGTCCACGCTGGCCATCATCGTCAGCTTTGCGCCCATGTTCTTCATCACAGGCATGATGGGCCCATATATGGCGCCCATGGCGGCCAACGTGCCCCTGGCCGTGACCTTCTCCACTGTGGCCGCGCTCACCGTGGTGCCGTGGCTCTCCTACCACCTCATCAAAGGCCGGGTGGAGAAGGGCGAGGCGCCGTCGGCGGACGAGGCGTCGCAGTCCGAGGACACCACGCCGGTGTGGGTGCGCAAGAATTACAGAAGGATACTGGGGCCGTTCCTTTCCTCGCGGGGCATGCGGTTCGGGCTGCTCGTGGTTGTGCTGGGGCTGCTGGTCGGGTCACTTGCCCTGGCCGGCTTGCGCTACGTGCCACTCAAAATGCTGCCGTACGACAACAAAAACGAGCTGCAACTGGTCATCGACATGCCCGAGGGCTCCAGCCTGGAGGAGACGGACCGCGCTGTGCGCGCCTTCGAGGACTACCTGCGCACCGTGCCCGAGGTGACCACCTACGTGACCTATGCGGGCGACCCCTCGCCCATCGACTTCAACGGACTGGTGCGCCAGTACTATCTGCGGGAGAGCCCGCACCAGGCGGACATCCGCATCAACCTGGCCGGCAAGGACGAGCGAGTGATGCAGTCGCACTCCATTGTGCTGCGGCTGCGCCATGATCTGGAGACAATCGCCAAAGAGCAGGGCGCGACGCTGAAGATCGTGGAGTCGCCGCCCGGCCCGCCCGTGGTGGCCACGCTTACGGCCGAGGTCTCCGGCCGGCCCGGAACCCCGTACAGCGACCTCATCGCGGCTTCGCAGGAGCTTATGGCCAAGATGGAGCAGGAGCCCGGCGTCACGGACATCGACGCCAGCTTCCAGGAGCCATTCACGCGGATCAACTTCGTGGTGGACAAGCAGAAAGCCTCGCTGCATGGCGTGTCCACAGAGGCCATTACCGAGACCCTGCGCATCGCCGTGGGTGGAGCCGATCCGGCCACCATCCACCTGCCGGACGAGCGCCAGCCCCTGTTCATCCGGGTGATCCTGCCGCGGGAGCTGCGCGTCTCCCCGGCGAGCCTGACGCAGATACCGGTGCGCACGGAGTCCGGCGCCATGATCGAGCTGGGCGAGCTGGGCGACTTCGAGCGGCTGGCCGAGGACCAGCCCATCTACCATAAGGACCTCAACCGCGTGGTCTGGATATTCGCGGAGATGGCCGGCCGCGCGCCGGGCGAGGCTGTTCTGGACCTGGACGCCCGCCTGAAGGACGAGCCGCTGCCGCCCGGCGTCAAGGTGGACTGGGCCAGCGAGGGCGAGTGGAAGATCACCCTGCGCGTGTTCCGCGACCTGGGCATCGCCTTTGGCGCGGCGCTGCTGTCCATCTACATCCTGCTGGTTCTGCAGACCAACTCCTTCTCCATGCCGCTTCTGTTGATGACGGCCATACCGCTCACCCTGCTCGGCATCATGCCCGGGTTCTGGCTGATGAACATCCTGTTCACCTCGCATATAGGCGGCTACACCACCAACATCTTCTTCACGGCCACATCCATGATCGGGATGATCGCCCTGGGCGGCATAGTCATCCGCAACTCGCTGGTGCTTCTGGAGTTTATCGAGGAGAGCCGCGCACAGGGCATGGACGTGAAGGAGGCCATTCTGGAGAGCGGGGCCGTACGCTTCCGGCCCATCGTGCTCACCGCGCTGACAACGGCGCTGGGCGCGTGGCCCATCACTCTGGACCCCATCTTCTCCGGCCTGGCCTGGGCGCTCATCTTCGGCCTGGTGGCGTCCACGGCGTTTACTCTGCTGGTGGTGCCGGTGGGCTACTTCGTCACGCGGGGGCAAAAGCCCATGCAGACGTGA
- a CDS encoding D-alanine--D-alanine ligase family protein: protein MRIAVIHSDVGPSPTPDDMDTIVQAETVAAVLGGQGHDVTMTPVRRAVRHTVDALRRTSTEVVFNLVETIGGTCEGAYLLPSALEQAGIPFTGAGSHAMLLAGNKLAVKRLLRSAGVPTPPWVEEMGGEPEHMAGASFLPGPYVVKSVWEHGSHGLDQGSIIEFADRVAVQRSLAQKRRELGGAWFAEAFVSGREFCVGVVEEADGPRLLPTYEICFEGGKDAPRLVDYAAKWDEASAQALATPRNWEFSAEEGVLLQRMEASSLMCWRFLRLAGYARVDMRVDSAGVPNVIDVNSNPCISPEAGFAVQLERSGIGLGRGVGMIVEAALRRRGAPFHNTPTRKAA from the coding sequence ATGCGCATAGCCGTGATCCATTCGGACGTGGGACCCAGCCCCACGCCCGACGATATGGATACCATCGTCCAGGCTGAGACCGTGGCCGCCGTGCTGGGCGGGCAGGGCCACGATGTGACCATGACGCCGGTGCGCCGCGCCGTACGGCACACCGTGGACGCGCTGCGCCGCACCAGCACGGAAGTGGTCTTCAACCTGGTGGAGACGATTGGAGGCACGTGCGAGGGTGCGTACCTGCTGCCCTCGGCCCTGGAGCAGGCGGGCATTCCCTTCACGGGAGCGGGCTCCCACGCCATGCTCCTTGCCGGCAACAAGCTGGCGGTCAAGCGGTTGCTGCGCAGCGCCGGGGTTCCCACGCCGCCGTGGGTGGAAGAGATGGGCGGCGAGCCCGAACACATGGCCGGGGCGAGCTTTCTGCCTGGGCCGTATGTGGTGAAGTCGGTATGGGAGCATGGCTCCCACGGCCTGGACCAGGGCTCGATCATCGAGTTTGCGGACCGCGTGGCAGTGCAACGCTCCCTGGCGCAAAAACGGCGGGAGCTCGGCGGCGCATGGTTTGCCGAGGCGTTTGTCTCCGGCCGGGAGTTCTGCGTAGGCGTGGTGGAAGAGGCGGACGGACCGCGGCTCCTGCCCACGTACGAGATCTGCTTCGAGGGTGGGAAAGACGCTCCCAGGCTGGTGGACTACGCGGCCAAGTGGGACGAGGCCTCGGCCCAGGCGCTGGCCACGCCGCGCAACTGGGAGTTTTCAGCGGAGGAAGGGGTGCTCCTGCAGCGGATGGAGGCGTCGTCGCTGATGTGCTGGCGTTTTCTCCGGCTCGCCGGGTATGCGCGCGTGGATATGCGCGTGGACAGCGCCGGCGTGCCCAACGTGATCGACGTGAACAGCAACCCGTGCATCAGTCCGGAGGCCGGGTTCGCCGTGCAGCTCGAACGCTCCGGCATTGGCCTGGGCCGCGGCGTAGGCATGATCGTGGAAGCCGCGTTACGTCGCCGCGGGGCTCCGTTCCACAACACGCCCACAAGGAAGGCCGCCTGA
- a CDS encoding YkgJ family cysteine cluster protein yields the protein MSERDETQAFLDSLPELKHGEQFCFQCHPSIECFNACCADLNLSLTPYDALRLRRALGEDSETFLTTRTDISTYPDTGYPRVHLRMRDDTARRPCPFVTEEGCSVYLDRPAACRTYPVGRATRVVRGGVGERFFVVREDHCQGFTEPKEWTPETWMADQGLEPYNVMNDRTMKLMAQQKSQGLAITAKQATMLLLALYQPDKFQKFVGEMGVFEHVEGEFDPQTVLADEETALGFGHDWAALILYGDHDRLQRKK from the coding sequence ATGTCTGAACGCGACGAAACCCAGGCGTTTCTGGACAGCCTGCCCGAGCTCAAGCACGGCGAGCAGTTCTGCTTTCAATGCCACCCCAGCATCGAGTGCTTCAACGCCTGCTGCGCCGATCTCAATCTCTCCCTGACCCCCTACGACGCGTTGCGGCTGCGGCGCGCCCTGGGCGAGGACAGCGAGACCTTTCTTACGACGCGCACTGACATCTCCACCTACCCGGACACTGGCTATCCCCGCGTGCACCTGCGCATGCGCGACGATACGGCGCGGCGGCCCTGCCCCTTCGTCACCGAAGAAGGCTGCAGCGTCTACCTGGACCGGCCGGCGGCCTGCCGCACGTACCCTGTAGGCCGGGCCACGCGCGTTGTCCGAGGCGGCGTGGGCGAACGCTTCTTCGTGGTGCGCGAGGACCACTGCCAGGGCTTTACCGAGCCCAAGGAGTGGACGCCCGAGACCTGGATGGCCGACCAGGGTCTGGAGCCGTACAACGTGATGAACGACCGGACCATGAAGCTCATGGCCCAGCAGAAGTCCCAGGGCCTGGCGATCACGGCCAAGCAGGCCACCATGCTGCTGCTGGCGCTGTATCAGCCGGACAAGTTCCAGAAGTTCGTGGGCGAGATGGGCGTGTTCGAGCACGTGGAGGGCGAGTTTGACCCGCAGACCGTGCTCGCTGACGAGGAAACCGCCCTGGGCTTCGGCCACGACTGGGCCGCGCTCATCCTTTACGGCGATCACGACCGGCTGCAGCGCAAAAAGTAG